GAGAGCAGGCGCTTGGCGCGGCGGAAGCGGTGGCGTACCGAGGTGTCGACCTTGTCCAGCTCCTGCTTGACCAGCGGGCCGATCACCAGCTTGCGGTACTGGGCCATGATCTGGAAGCGGTTGTTGAGGATGGCCATGGCGGTGTCCATGTCCAGCGACGCCTTGCCCTCCACCCGATGGGCGATGGGCGCCACACGCTGCACCTTGGCCAGGCGCAGCAGGCTCAGCAGGCGGATCCACATCCAGCCCATGTCGAATTCCCAGCGGCGTACCGAGAGCTTCGCCGAGTTGGGATAGGTGTGGTGATTATTGTGCAGCTCTTCGCCGCCAATGATGATGCCCCACGGCACCAGGTTGGTAGCGGCGTCGCGGCATTCGAAGTTGCGATAGCCCACGGCATGGCCCAAGCCGTTGACCACGCCGGCGGCCCAGAACGGGATCCACATCATCTGGATCGCCCAGATGGTGATGCCGATGGTGCCGAACAGCAGCAGGTCGATGACTGCCATCAGCGCGATGCCGCCGAGCTTGTAGCGGGTGTAGAGGTTGCGCTCGATCCAGTCGTCCGGGCAGTTCTTGCCGTAGATGCGCAACGTTTCCTCGTTGCGCGCCTCTTCCCGGTACAGCTCGGCGCCCTTGCGCAGCACGGTACCCAGGCCCTTGTGTACCGGGCTGTGCGGATCGTCGGGGGTTTCGCACTTGGCGTGGTGCTTACGGTGGATGGCGGTCCACTCGCGGGTGTTCTGCGCCGTGGTAAGCCACAGCCAGAACCGGAAGAAATGCTTGAGGCCCGCGTTCAGCTCCAGGGCGCGGTGGGCCGAGTAGCGGTGCAGGTAGATGGTGACGCTGACGATGGTCACATGGGTCATCAGCAGGGTGACGGCGACCAGTTGCCAGGCCGACAAGTCGAGCAGACCGTAATACCACATAACGGGAAATACCCTCGGAAAACAGGCGGAACAACGCAGGCATTATCCTTTGGCGGGGAAATAAAACCAGTCGCGCTTTTGGATAGGAAGTCACAGGGTGTTTCAGCCCCTATAATGCCCCTTCTTTTTTCATGGGCTCATCCACCCGACATGTCTGTTTCCGTTCGCGACGCCTTGCGCATGGCCGGGCTCTACGTGTTGTTTTCGATTCTCTGGCTGGCGCTGTCCGAGCTGGTTTTACACGGTATGACCGAGAACCCATTGGCCCTGGCCGTGGGGCGGCAGATCAATGTCGTGCTCTGGGTAATGCTCAGTGCCGCACTGATCTTCGTTTCCCGCGCGCGCCTGCTCGATTTCATCGGCATCGGCGCGCGCCTGCGCAGCGAGGACCGTGAGCGCCTGCGCATGGCCGCAGCGGTGTTCGACAGCACCTTGGAGGGTGTACTGGTGACCGACCGCAACGGCCTGATCGTGCATGTCAACCGGGCATTCATGCGCATCACTGGCTACCAGCAGGAAGAAGTCATCGGTCAGCGCCCGAGCAAGTTCAAGTCCGGGCGCCATGGCGCGCCGTTCTACCAGCAGATCTATGCCGCGCTGGCAGAGCAGGGTGAATGGAGCGGGGAAATCTGGAACCGCCGTAAAAGCGGGGAGATCTACCCGCAATGGCAGACGATTTGTGCCATTCACGATGACAGTGGCGCACTCAGCCATTACGTCGCGGTGTTCAGCGACATCAGCGTGATCAAACACACCGAGCAAGAGCTGGCCTACCTTGTCCATCACGATCCGCTGACCGGCCTGCCCAACCGCCTGCTGTTCAACGATCGCGCGATGCAGGCCATGGCCGCGGCGCAGGCCAACAAGCGCGGTTGCGCCTTGCTGCTGCTCGACCTCGACCACTTCCAGAGCATCAACGACGGCCTCGGCCACACCATTGGCGACCAACTGCTCAAGCTGGTCGGCGAACGCCTGCGCGAGGTGCTTGGCAGCGGTGTGACCTTGGCGCGCCTGGGGGGCGACGAGTTCGGCGTGCTGGCCGAGAGCTGCCAGCAGGTGGGCCAGGCCGGCAAGTTGGCGCAATCGATCATCGAACGCTTGAAAGAACCGTTCTGCTTCGAGGGCAACCGCCTGTTCATCAGTGCCAGCATCGGCATCAGCCTGTTTCCCAACGATGCACTGAGTGCCGAGCAGCTGCTGCGCAACGCCGATTCGGCGCTGTTCAAGGCCAAGAGCAATGGCCGTGCCTGCTACGCGTTGTACACCGAGGAGCTTACCGCCCATGCCCAGCAGCGGGTCGAGACTGCCGGCGAATTGCGCCGGGCGCTCGAACAGCAGGAACTGCGGGTGTTCTTCCAGCCGGTGTACGATCTGTTCACCGCGCGGATGATCGGCGTCGAGGCGCTGGTGCGCTGGCAGCACCCTGTGCGTGGCCTGGTTCCTCCCGGGGAGTTCATCCCCATCGCCGAGCGTACCGGGTTGATAGCAGAAATCGACGCCTGGGTGCTGCGCCAGGCGTGTCGGCAGATGATGCAGTGGCAGGTCGAAGGGCGGCAGCTGGCGTTCGTGGCGGTGAACATCTCCAGTCGCCTGTTCAGCCAGCGTGACCTGTACCGACAGGTGGCCGATGCGCTGCACGATACCGGGCTGGACCCATCGCTGCTCGAACTCGAAGTGACAGAGAGCGCCGTGATGGAAGACCCCGAGGTCGCCCTGGAACAGCTGCATCGCCTGCGCGAGCTGGGCGTGACCTTGGCCATCGACGATTTCGGCACGGGTTACTCGTCATTGCTGCGGCTCAAGCGCATGCCCGTGCAGAAGCTGAAGATCGACCAGGGTTTCGTCGCGGGTTTGCCCCACGACGAAGACGACATCGCCATCGTGCGGGTGATCATCGCCCTGGCGCGGAGCATGGGCATGCAGGTGCATGCCGAGGGCGTCGAGCAGGCCGAGCAGGCGCGGTTCCTGCTGGAGCAGCAGTGCCAGCTGGGGCAGGGGTATTGGTTCGGGCGGCCGGTGCCGGCGGCGGAACTGCACTGGGGCTGAGGTCGTATCGCAGGGCAGGCCCGCTCCCGCTGGTCGCAGGAGCGGGCTTGCCCCGCGATAGGCTCAACGCTTGTTCAACCCTTTGGCCAAACGGTCCCCACCCAACTGGATCACCGCCACCAGCGCCACCAGCATCACGATCACGGTCAGCATGATCTGGCTGTCGAAGCGCTGGTAGCCGTAGCGATAGGCGATATCCCCCAGGCCTCCGGCACCGATCGCCCCGGCCATGGCCGACGAGTTGATCAGTGTCACCAGGGTGATGGTGAAGCCGCCGACGATCCCCGGCAGCGCCTCAGGCAGCAGAACGTGCCAGACGATGTGCCAGCGCCGGCAGCCCATGGCCTGTGCCGCTTCGATCAGGCCGTGGTCCACCTCGCGCAGGCTGACCTCGGCGATGCGCGCGAAGAACGGCGTGGCGGCGATGGTCAACGGCACCACCGCGGCCCACACGCCATAGGTGGTGCCGACCACCAGGCGGGTGAAGGGGATCAGCGCGACCATCAGGATCAGGAACGGGATCGAGCGGAACAGGTTGACGATGGCGCCCAACACCCGGTTCAGCGCGGCGGCCTCGAAGATCCCGCCCTTGTCGCTGGTGACCAGCAGCACTGCCATCGGTACCCCGACGATTAGCGCGACCAGCGAGGACACGCCGACCATCAGCAGGGTGTCGAGCAAGCCTTGCAGCAGGCGATCAATCCACATGGCCGAGTACCTCCACATCCGCGGCCCAGCGACGGGCGCGTTCGAGCAATTGGTGGGTGTCCAGCGGCGAACCGCGCACGGCCAGGATCAGTTGCCCCAAGGCATGCTCGCCGATGGTCTCGACGCCGCCCTGGAGCAGCCGCACGCGTCCGCCCAGATCGCTGAACAGGGCGCTCAGTTCCGGCTCGCCCACCAGGTCGAGCTTGAGCACCACAGCCGCGTCGCGGCTGATCGGCTGGGCACGCAGGCTGGCTTGCAAGGCGGCCGGCAGCTTGGTCTGCAGCGGTGCGAGCAGGGTGCGGGTGACGTCGTGGCGCGGTGTGCCGAACACTTGCCAGACCTCGCCCTGTTCGACGATCTCGCCCCGCTCGAGCACCACCACGCGCTGGCAGATATCGCGGATCACCGCCATTTCGTGGGTGATCAGCACCACGGTCAGGCCCAGGCGTTGGTTGATGTCGCGCAGCAGCTCGAGGATCGAGGCGGTGGTTTCCGGGTCCAGCGCGGAGGTGGCTTCGTCGCACAGCAGGATCTCGGGGTCATGCACCAGCGCCCGGGCGATGCCGACGCGCTGCTTCTGCCCGCCGGACAGCTGCGCCGGGTAGACATGGTGTTTTTCCGCAAGACCCACCAGCTCCAGCAGCTCGCGGACCTTGCGCTGGCGCTCGGCCTTGGCCACCCCGGCCACCTTCAACGGCAGCTCGACGTTCTGCCACACGGTCTTGGCCGACATCAGGTTGAAGTGCTGGAAGATCATGCCGATGCGCCGGCGCAAGGCGACCAGGCGGTCTTCGTCGAACGGCGCGATATCCACCTGCTCGATCAGCACCCGGCCCTGGCTGGGCTGTTCCAGGCGGTTGATGGTGCGCAGCAGCGAGGACTTGCCGGCGCCGCTGCGGCCGATGATGCCGAATATCTCGCCGCGGCGGATGTTCAGGTCGATGCCTTGCAACGCCGGCTGGACCTGGCCCGGATAGGTCTTGCCCAGGCCGATGAAGCGGATGTGCGCCTGGTTCACTTCCGGGCGCAGGGCCGTTTCTTCGGCCTTGGACGGTTCGGCGGGCGGGATGGGCGCCCTGAGGGCGCTGGCCTGGGCCATGTCAGCCTTCCCAGCCGGCCTGGTAGAGCTTGCCATGGGCCTTGTCGAGGGCGGCGCGCACCGCCGGCGAGTGTTGGTAGATGTCGACGAACTTGGCCAGGCGCGGGTCGTTTTTCTCCTGTGGGCGGATAACGAACTGGATCACGTATTCCTTGTTCTCCAGGCCGTCGAACAGCAGCGCCGAGGTGGCGTCAAAGGTGTTGGCCAGGCGGATATAGGCCGGGTAGCCCTGCACCAGGTCGGCGTCGTCGTAGGCGCGCACCAGTTGCACCGCTTCTACCTGGAGAATCTTGATCTTCTTCGGGTTGGCGATGATGTCGTCCTCGGTGGCCTTGTAACCCACGCCCTGCTTGAGGGTGATCAGGCCGGCCTTGGCCAGCAGTTGCAGGCCACGGCCACTGTTGATCGGGTCGTTGGCGATGGCCACGCTGGCGCCTTCGGGCAGCTCGGCAAAGCTTTTGTACTTTTTCGAGTACAGCCCGACGTTGTTGATGATCCCCGGTGCATAGGGGACCAGGTTGAAGCCGGCGGCGGCCTTGGCGTTTTCCAGGAAGGGGATGTGCTGGAAGTAGTTCACGTCGATGTCGCCGCTGTTGAGGCTGACATTCGGCGCGATCCAGTCGCTGAACTCGATCAGCTTCACTTCCAGGCCCTGTTTATGGGCCTCCTCCACTGCCGCCTCCAGGGGAATGGCGAAGGCGGCGGTGGTGCCGATCTTCAGTGGTTCGGCGGCGAGGGCTGCGGCGGACAGGCCGAGGCCCAGGGCAATGGCCGCGACGGGCCGGAACAGTTTTTCAAGCATGGTGCAGGGCTCCAGTCGGGGCAGGGGTGTGGGCGTTGCGGTAGGTGGATCCGGGGTGGTCGGCGGGCAAGTGCGGGTGGTCGCTGGCGAACAGCTTCTCGCGCAGGGTGCCCTCGGCGTAGTCGGTCTTGTAGCGGCCACGGCGTTGCAGCTCGGGGACTACCAGGTCGATGAAGGCTTCGAAGCTTTCCGGGGTGACGGTGCGGGTCAGGTTGAAACCGTCCAGGCCGGTGTCGTCGAGCCAGCCGATCAGTTGCTCGGCGACTTGCTCGGGGCTGCCGACCAGGACCACGTAGCGCCCCCCCAAGGCGTGTTGCTCGAGCAGGCGGCGGCGGGTCCAGGCGCTTTCCTGCAACTGGCGGGTGGCGGACTGGATGGCATTGCCCTTGGCGAAGCCGATGGGTTCGTCCAGTTCGTAGCGGGAGAAATCGATACCGGTGGAGCTGGCGAAGTGCGCAACCCCGGCCTCGGGGCTGGCGTAGCGCAGATACTCGGCGTGCAGGGCGCGGGCTTCGTCCTCGGTTTTGCCAACGATCACGGTGATGCCCATGAATACCTTGACCGCCTGCGGGTCGCGACCAGCTGCTTGCGCCGCTGCACGCACTTTGTCGACCTGGGCGCGGGTGGCGGCCTTTTCCTGGCCACTGATGAACACGCACTCGGCATGGTTGCCGGCAAAGGCCAAACCGCGTGCCGAACTACCGGCCTGGAACAGCACCGGCGTACGCTGTGGTGAGGGTTCGCACAGGTGGTAGCCCTCGACGTCGTAGAACTCGCCATGGTGCGCGACCTTGCGCACTTTGTCCGGGCGCGCATAGACGCGTTGCTCGCGATCGGCGACCACGGCGTCGTCGGCCCAGCTGCCTTCGAGCAGCTTGTACAGCACCTGCAGGTACTCGTCGGCCTGGTCGTAGCGGCGGTCGTGCTCGGGTTGCTGCTCCAGGCCCATGGCCCGGGCGGCGCTGTCGAGGTAGCCGGTGACGATGTTCCAGCCGACCCGGCCATTGCTCAGGTGGTCGAGGGTGGAGAGGCGCCGGGCGAACAGGTAAGGCGCTTCATAGGTCAGGTTGGCGGTGAGGCCGAAGCCCAGATGCCTGGTAACGGCGGCCATGGCCGAGACCAGCAGCAGCGGGTCGTTGACCGGCAGCTGGATCGACTCCTTCAGCGTCACGTCCAGCGACTGGCCATAGACATCGTAGGTGCCGACGATATCGGCGATGAACAGCCCGTCGAACAGTCCCCGCTCCAGCAGGCGGGCCAGGTCGGTCCAGTAGTCGAGGGTCTTGTACTGGGTCGAAGTGTCCCGCGGGTGGGTCCACAAACCGTGGTTGATGTGCCCGATGCAGTTCATGTTGAAGGCATTGAGCAGGATCTGCTTGGCCATCAGATGGTCCCTCGGCGCGGCGGTTTCTCGTCGTTGAGGTAGTAGTTGCCGATAGCGTGGTACTTCCAGCGCACCGGGTCGTGCAGGGTATGCACCCGGGCGTTGCGCCAGTGGCGGTCGAGGTTGTGCTCGGCCAGGGTGGCCTGGCTGCCGGCCAGCTCGAACAGGGTGGTGCCGGCGGCCAGGGAGATCTCGGTGCTGATCGCCCGGGCCTCGGCGACGGCGATGGAGGCGGCGGCCAGGGTCTCGGCGTTGCTGTCGGCTTGGGCGATGTCGAGGATTTCCCCGGCGCGTTCGAGCAGGGCCTCGGTGGCGTGCAGGCGGATTGCCAGGTGACCGAAGCTCTTCAGGGTCAGCGGATCGTCGCTGGCCTTGTCGAGGCCGGAGTCGATCCAGGGTCGGCTGCGGGTGCGCACGAAATGCAGGGCGTCCTCGTAGGCGGCGCGGGCGATACCGGTGTCGATCGCGGCATGGAGGATCTGCGCCAGCGGGCCGACCGTGGTCGGGCGCTCGAAGGCGCTCTGGAACGGTACGACGTCCTCGGCGCGGACCGGCACATGGTTGAACACCACCGAGCCGCTGCCGGTGGTGCGCTGGCCGAAGCCGCTCCAGTCGTCGATCACCTCGATGCCCGGGTTGTCGGCGGGCACGAAGGCCAGGTGCGATACGCCCTGTTCGTCGATCACCAGGGTCGGGATGCGCTGGGCGTAGATCGCGCCGGTGCAGTAGAACTTGCGGCCGTCGATACGGAAGTGGTCGCCGTCGCGGCTCAGGCGGGTGGTGCGCTCATGGGCGTTCTTCGTGCCGAGCTCGGCCAGGGCGTTGCCGAAGCGGCGGCCGGCGAGGACTTCGGCGTAGAGGCGTTGCTGTTGTTCGGGATTGCCGTTCACCCGCAGCACTTCCAGGGCGTAGAAGTGGTTCTGCGGGATCTGCCCGAGCGAGGCGTCGGCCTGGGCGATGCGGGCGATGACCTTGGCCAGGGTGGCGCTGGACACGCCGGCGCCGCCAAAGGCCTTGGGCACGCTGATGCCCCACAGGCCGGACTGCACGAAACGTTCGAGTTCGGCATGCGGCAGGCGGCGCTCGCGGTCGCGCAGGGCGCTGTCTTCGCGCAGGTAGTGGGCGAGTTCGTCGGCGACGGCCAGGGCCTGGGCGTCGGTGCTGATGAGGGATGCAGTCATGTTGCTCTCCGGGCACTGGGGGTCGCTGTGCTTCCCTTTCGCCGGCAAGCCGGCTCCCACAGTGAGGGTTCACTGGAGTACTTGTGGGAGCCGGCTTGCCGGCGAAAGGGCTGCAGCGCAGCCCTTGGGCCTTGAATCAGATCCAGGAATGGCGGGCAGGCAGGGTGCCGTTGAGGTAGTAGGCGCCGACGGCGTGGTACTTCCAGCGCACCGGGTCGTGCAGGGTGTGGACCCGGGCGTTGCGCCAGTGCCGGTCGAGGTTGAACTCGGCCAGGCTGGCGCGGCTGCCGGCCAGCTCGAACAGCTTCTCGCTGGCCTGCAGCGAGATCTCGGTGGTGAGCACCTTGGCTTCGGCCACGGCAATCGAGGCACGGGCCGCGGCGGCGGCATCGATCACACCGGCGTTCACTTCGTCGAGCACCCTGGCGGCCTTGCGCAGCAGGGCCTCGGCGGCGTGCAGTTCGAGCTTCAGGCGGCCGATGTCGGCGATCACATAGGGATCGTCGCTGTTGCGTTCGACCTTGGCCTCGATCCAGGGCCGGGACTTCTCCCGCACGAACTGGATCGTGTCCGCGATGGCCGCTTCGGCGATGCCGGCGTCGATGGCCGCCTGGATCAGCTGCGAGGCGGCGCCCTGGATGCTGGGCTCTTCACGCAGGCGCCAGTTGTCCAGCACCAGGTCGGCGTCCACCGGCACCTGGTCGAGCAGCACGGTGCCGCTGGCGGTGGTGCGCTGGCCGAAGCCGGACCAGTCGTCGACGATGCGCAGCCCCGGGCTGCCGCGACGGACGAAGGCCAGGCGTTGCCGGCCGTCATCGTCCAGGGCTTTTACCGCTACCCAGTGGGCGTACAGGGCACCGGTGGAATAGAACTTCTCGCCACTGATGCGATAGCCGTCGCCCTCGCGGGTAATGCGTGCCTTGAGCGTCAGGGTGTCCTTGGTCCCGCGCTCGGGGCCGGCATTGCCGATGCGCCAGCCGTCGAGCACGGCGCGGAAGATCGCTTCCTGCTGCGCCTGGGTGGCGGTAAGGCGCACCAGTTGCAGGATGCCGAACTGGTTCTGCGGAATCTGCCCCAGCGCCGGGTCGGCGGCACTGATCAGGCGGAACACTTCGGCGATGGTTTCGAACGACACCTCGGGGCCGCCGAAGGCCTTGGGCACGCTGATGCTGCCCAGGCCGCTGCGGGTGAACTGCTCAATCTCGGCCCATGGCAGCTTGCGCTGCTGGTCACGTTTGGCGGCCTGCTGGCGGGCCACCTCGGCCAGTTCGCGGGCGGCCTGCAGGGCCTCTTCGTCGTTGCGCAGCACCTTGGCCGGCAGCAGCAGTGGCGAGCTATCGTGATCGCTGTGGAATCGGGTAGTTGGTTGGCTGGACATCAGTACCGCTCCTTGGCTGCACTCAATGCCCTGGCGTTATGCACTGGGGTGATTGTGATCCTGACCATTCCTAACCTCACAAAGTTGAAAGCGTCGCCTCAGCTGATGGCGACAGACGTTTGCTGGTCCGGTGGTCCGGTCGATATACCCTATTCGTTTAGAAAAAGTTTATGAACTACCGTTTAGGAATATGAATAGAAGAACTGCGGGGTCTGCCCTGTCACTGTGAGCCAGTGACAGGGCAGAAAGGTCAGCGCTGAACCGTTACCACCAGCTTGCCCGCTGCCTGGCGCTGCGCCAGACGCTCGATCGCGGCGCCGCCCTCGGCCAGCGCGTAGGTCTGCGACACCAGCGGCTTCAGCTTGCCCTCGGCATGCCAGGCGAACAGCTGGCGGAAGTTGGCGGCGTTGTCCTCCGGCTGGCGCTGGGCAAAGGCGCCCCAGAACACCCCGACCACTGCCGCGCCCTTGAGCAGCGCCAGGTTCACCGGCAACTGCGGGATCGTCCCGCTGGCGAACCCCACCACCAGCAAGCGGCCGTTCCACGCCAGTCCGCGTACAGCCTGGTCGAACAACTCGCCACCGACCGGATCGTAGATCACATCCACGCCCTGGCCGCCGGTCAGGCGCTTGATCTCGTCCTTGAGGCTGGCCTGGCTGTAGTCGACCAGCTCGTCGGCCCCGGCCGCCTTGGCGATCGCCAGCTTCTCGGCACTGCTGGCCGCCGCGATCACCCGCGCGCCGAGGGCCTTGCCGATCTCCACCGCCGCCAACCCAACGCCACCCGAGGCGCCGAGCACCAGCAGGGTTTCACCGGCCTTGAGCTGGCCGCGCTGGGTGAGGGCGTGCATCGAAGTGCCGTAGGTCATGCCGAACGCGGCGGCAGTGGTGAAGTCCATGCCCGCCGGGATCGGCAGCACGTTGTAGAACGGCACCGCCACTTGCTCGGCGAAAGCGCCCCAGCCGGTCAGGGCCATTACCCGGTCGCCGACCTTGAACGCACCGGCCTTCTCGCCCACCGCGGCCACCACGCCGGCGGCCTCCGCCCCCGGCGAGAACGGCAACGGCGGCTTGAACTGGTACTTGCCCTCGATGATCAGGGTGTCGGGGAAGTTGACCCCTGCGGCATGCACGTCGAGGAGGATCTCGTTCTTCTTCGGCACGGGGCTGGCGACCTCTTCCAGGACCAGGTCCCGCGCCGGGCCCAGGGCTTTGCACAACAAGGCTTTCATCAGGGCTATTCCTTTGCGTGTGGTGGCCGATAAGTGTAGGAGGGCCACCCCGAGGGTCAACGAGCATGGTCGGCCCTGATGAGCTGGCATAAGCCCGGGCTTGGGTTTGGCCGGCGCGCTGGGTAAGCTGGCGCCAACTGTATTGAGGAGCGAATTCGTGAAAGCGTGGATCTTGATGGTGCTGGCCCTGATGCTGCCGGCGGCGGCTATGGCCGAGGAAAAGGAAGGCGAGCCCAAGGTCGCTTACATCAGCCTCAGCCCGCCCTTCGTCGGCAACTACGCCCTCGACGGCGGCCCCAAGCTGCGCGTGTACAAAGCCGACGTCGCCCTGCGCGTGACCGGCGACGCCGCCGCCACGGCGGTCAAGCACCACGAACCGCTGATCCGCAACCAGCTGGTGGCGCTGTTCACTCAGCAGGGCGTGGACAACATGAGCAACGTCGAGGCCAAGGAAAAGCTGCGCCAGGAAGCCCTGAAACAGGTGCAGCAGGTGATGGAGTCCGAAGAGGGCAAGCCGATCGTCGAGGACCTGCTGTTCAACAACCTGATCGTGCAGTGATCAGGCGGCGAGGCTGCGGCGAAAGCGCGCCAGGGCCACGCCGAAGAACACCAGGCCGATCGCGGCCAGCGCCGCGACGTCCGGCCACACCACGCTCAGCCCGGCGTCGCGGAACAGGATCGCCGCGCCGAGGCTGACGAAGTGGGTTGAGGGCGAGCCCTGCATGACCCACTGCAGCCACTGCGGCATGCTGTCCAGCGGTGTGCTGCCCCCCGACAGCAACAGCATCGGGATGATCACCGGGATCGCCAACAGGCCGAACTGCGGTGTCGAGCGCGCCAGGGTGGCGAGGAAGATGCCCAGTGCCGTGCTGGCGAACAGGTACAGCGCAGTCACCCCCAGGAACAGCGCCATCGAGCCCGCCAGCGGCACGCCCAGGGCGCCCTTGACCACCACTTCCAGCGATATCCAGGTACAGGCCACCACCACCAGGGCGTTGCTGGCGATCTTCGCCAGCATGATTTCCAGTGCCGTCAGCGGCAGCACCAGCAAGTGGTCGAGGGTGCCGTGCTCGCGCTCGCGCAGCAACGCGGTGCCGGTAAGGATGATGGCCAGGATGGTGATGTTGTTGACGATCTGGATCACCGCCAGGAACCAGCCGCCTTCGAGGTTGGGGTTGAACAGCGCCTTGGGATTGAGCAGTGCCGGGCTGCTGGTGCTGCGGCCCGC
This sequence is a window from Pseudomonas maumuensis. Protein-coding genes within it:
- a CDS encoding NADPH:quinone oxidoreductase family protein, with the translated sequence MKALLCKALGPARDLVLEEVASPVPKKNEILLDVHAAGVNFPDTLIIEGKYQFKPPLPFSPGAEAAGVVAAVGEKAGAFKVGDRVMALTGWGAFAEQVAVPFYNVLPIPAGMDFTTAAAFGMTYGTSMHALTQRGQLKAGETLLVLGASGGVGLAAVEIGKALGARVIAAASSAEKLAIAKAAGADELVDYSQASLKDEIKRLTGGQGVDVIYDPVGGELFDQAVRGLAWNGRLLVVGFASGTIPQLPVNLALLKGAAVVGVFWGAFAQRQPEDNAANFRQLFAWHAEGKLKPLVSQTYALAEGGAAIERLAQRQAAGKLVVTVQR
- a CDS encoding flagellar basal body-associated protein FliL — encoded protein: MKAWILMVLALMLPAAAMAEEKEGEPKVAYISLSPPFVGNYALDGGPKLRVYKADVALRVTGDAAATAVKHHEPLIRNQLVALFTQQGVDNMSNVEAKEKLRQEALKQVQQVMESEEGKPIVEDLLFNNLIVQ
- a CDS encoding ABC transporter permease; this translates as MSRLSHTLRLGLKELTSLRHDSVLLLFLLYAFSVAIYMPAAGSVIGVHNASVAVVDEDHGAISRKLAESLQPPEFQPAVALPADRLDQAMDSGQYTFVINLPVNFQADLLAGRSPELQVNVDATAMSQAFMGAGYIGRIFERELLEYAGRSTSSPALLNPKALFNPNLEGGWFLAVIQIVNNITILAIILTGTALLREREHGTLDHLLVLPLTALEIMLAKIASNALVVVACTWISLEVVVKGALGVPLAGSMALFLGVTALYLFASTALGIFLATLARSTPQFGLLAIPVIIPMLLLSGGSTPLDSMPQWLQWVMQGSPSTHFVSLGAAILFRDAGLSVVWPDVAALAAIGLVFFGVALARFRRSLAA